GTCGATCCCTGTTTGTGCATGATCCACCCCTGTCACCAGTCGTAATGTGTTGGCAGACGTCGCGGTTACATCACTCTGGATTTCGCGGTCGGTGACCACGGAAATGGCGGTGAGGGCGTTTATAACTTTTTCTTCACTGCGTGAGGCTGAAACAACAATGGTGTTCAGGTCAATGTTGCTTTGCTCAAGGCCAATGTCGTACGTGTAGTCTTGGGAGGGATTCAGGACGACAACCCGCTGGGATTCTGCGTATCCCACAAATCGGATAACAAGTTCGTAGCGCCCCGGCCTCAATTGGTCGAGGGTGTACCGGCCGCGTTCATTGGTTGCAGTGCCGGCCACAATACCAGGTACGCCGCGTCTGCTGAGCGATACCGTGGCGCCCTGAAGCGGCAAGCCATCCATCACATCTGTAACGATGCCTTCAATGGCGGTAAGGTTTTGTTGTGCGCTGGCTGTTTGGGGAAGAAGGCCGACCAGTAGCCCAATCAGCAGCAGGCTGAAAATCATGGTAACTAAAGAGAAATGGTGCCACGCCTCAGGGAGGCATTTATCGTAACCAAAGCGGGGGGAAAACATGATGCGGTTCTCGCGATACAGATTTGCAAACCGGGTGAGTTTCAACAGTCACTCGGTACAAAAGATAGGCCGGGAGGAAGGATTAAGCTAGAATTCTTGGTGTAAAATACCTGCCGAAGCAAGTTTCGTGTAAAAATGAATGCCGGATGCAGGACAAAGTTCTGTAGAGAACCAGCCTGCACCCGGCATTAAGCTCAGACGCTTGGGGTTGTACGCCTAGTTGAATGTGTAAGTCAGGCGTGCAAGACCCATCCGGCCCAGCTGCGGCGCACCGATAAACTCACGATGCTCGTTGTTCAGCAGGTTCTGGATAGTGAAGTCAAGGCGGAGGCCATTGATCGAGCTGCTGAAGTCGTAGCCAGCACCCAGATCTACGAGGAAGTAGCTGTCTACATCACCGATGTAGTCACTTCCTGAGCGTACTGGGAAACCTTCTGTATAGCGGGCTGACGCGTTTAGCGAAAGGCCGCCCGGGAGTCTGTATGAGCCACCCAGTTTTGTTTTGAAGGTTGGTGCATTAAGCGCCAGTTGCAAATCAATGTTTTCTTCGTCGAGTTCGGTGTTGTCGAAGAAGTCGTCGCTTACCAATGACAGGTTGGCAAAGATCGAAAGGCTTTCGCTTGCCAGGATCTGTAGGGAAGCGTCGAGGCCCCAGTAGTTGATGTTACCAAAGTTACGGTAAGCAGCAAAACCACCAACAGCGTTCTGTGTGCCCGCGGCAAGTACATCCTGGTCAGACTGAACAACAGCGATTGGTGTGTTATCACCAAGTGCGCCGGCAACCAGTTGTGTAACCGTTGTGACGATGGCTGAAGGCGATAAGCCTGTTAGACCAAGCCCGGCTACAAGCTGCTGGATCGCAGGGTCTGTTGATGTGGCCAGCATGGCGCCAACAGCACCTGCTATATCAGCACCAAAGGACTGCTGCTGAAGATACACAATCGGCGTCTCGACAAGGAGTGGGCCCGTGAAGTTCTTCTTGTTCGTCCAGTAAGCATCTACAGCGAAGAGCACCGTATTATTGATCAGGCCTTTGTAGCCAAGCTCAATTGTCTGCGTGGTTGTCTGCTTCAACGGTTCGATATCTATCGGGCCAGCTACATCGCGGAATCCGCGGTCGCTGCCATCTGGGATACCGAGTGCTGTAGAAGCCGGCGATGCTGCCGCACCCAATCCGAGCGAGGCATTTTGCGCGGTATACCCGATCAATTGCCCGAGCAGTGACTGCTGCTGGTCTGTGAGGCCAAGGCCACCAACCTGGCCGGCGATCAACGCGTCGGCTAGGCCGCCACCGGCTGCTGCACCGTAAAGTGCTACGAGCGGCATGCCATCTACGTTGAAGTCACTCCCGAAGAAACCAGGCACTGGCAGTAAGAACCGCGCCGAGTTTGAATTGCGGAAGGTGTTGAACGTATATCCGTCAACAGATCCGCGACCGAGAATCAGGAACTGGCTATCACCAAAGTTTGTCGCCTGTGCCACGATGTCGAGGAACAGCGAGTTAACACCAGGGGATGAAAACGCGCGGTTAAACGATCCGCGAAAGGTGTTTTGGTTGTTTGCCTTGTAAACAAGCGCTGCCCGCGGCGAAACACGGAAATCAAAGATGTTACTGTAATCCCCGCGGAGGGCAAGCGTCAGTGCCAGTTTGTCGGTCAGGTCAATGCTAGATTGTGCATAACCGCCGGCCTCAACGATTTCATCATTGCCTTCGTTGCGGCCAAGGATAGTGCCTTCGGTATCCGGGTTGGTTTGCTGATAGTCAGCGCCAACAATCAGGCGAACACGCTCATCGGCAAAGTCCATATCATACTGTGCCTGGGCGTTGACCTCGGTACCGTTGTCAACCACCTGCGATCCTGTGCCGTATACGAAAGAGTCGCTTGCATCGTTTGAAGACGCATAGACCTGAGCGAAGAACCGATCAGCCTGCAGCCGTACCTGGCCATAGGTATTGCTGAAACCGTTGGCTTGCAGCGTACCGATCCCTGAGAGAACTACAGCATCAAGCGACGCGGTGCCAGCATTGGCGGTCAGCGAAACGTTGTCGCTGAATTTGTACGAAGCCATGCCGTTGATGTTGAACTTCTGGAAGTCGTAGTCGCGTGTAGTACCTGGTGCATCGAGACCCAGCTGAATTGCATCCAGCGCGTTGTTTGGGTCCAATTCCCAGTCTTCAGCTTGCGAGTACTTACCCGTTACTTTGTAGCCAAATTTGTTGTTGACATTGCCGGCGTGCCGGAATTCAACACCAAACAGGGAGCGTTCGCCGCCCATCAAAGAAATAGTAGTACCCGGGTAGCTAAACGGGTCTTTGGTGATAAAGTGTATCACGCCTTCATCTACGCCGGCGCCATAAAGCGCTGAACCCGGCCCGCGCACCACTTCTACGCGTTCGATGTCGATTGACATCGTAGGCATAATACTGTGGATGTTTACGTTCAGGGAAGGTGTAGCGGTCTGCCGGTAGTCTGTAAGTATGTAAGCAGAGCCGGAGAATGCGTTGTTGAATCCACGGAGAACAACCTCGTTGCGGTCAACCCCAGTCTGGGCCATATCGACCCCGGTGGTGTTACGCAATACCGAAATGGTTGACGGGACTACTTCCTGCTGGACTTCCCGCGCATCGAGTACGGAGATAGAAGCGGGCGCGTCGAGCACCTTTTCTGCCTGCCTGGATGCGGATATTACAATGGTATTGAGGTCGAGACCCCCAATGGAAAGCGGTATGTCTTGGGAAGCGCTTTCACCGGCGGCTAAAGTAATGGTAAGTTCTGCCTCATTGTAACCAACAAAGCGCGCTGTGAGCATATACGAGCCGGCAGGGATGCCCTGGATGGTGTATCTGCCGTCAAAGTCAGCAGCTGCACCACCTACGATGCCGGTTGTGCCTGGTCTGGTAAGAATAACGTTGGCGCCTGTCAGGGGCTCGCCACTCTCTGCATCTGTAATAATACCTGTTATAGATGCTGTATCTTGTGCCATAAGCGAAGTCGTCCCAGCCCATAACAACAAAGCTATGCATGCGGTTCGGATCACTAATTTCATAAACTCCTCTCTG
This window of the Bacteroidota bacterium genome carries:
- a CDS encoding TonB-dependent receptor, with amino-acid sequence MKLVIRTACIALLLWAGTTSLMAQDTASITGIITDAESGEPLTGANVILTRPGTTGIVGGAAADFDGRYTIQGIPAGSYMLTARFVGYNEAELTITLAAGESASQDIPLSIGGLDLNTIVISASRQAEKVLDAPASISVLDAREVQQEVVPSTISVLRNTTGVDMAQTGVDRNEVVLRGFNNAFSGSAYILTDYRQTATPSLNVNIHSIMPTMSIDIERVEVVRGPGSALYGAGVDEGVIHFITKDPFSYPGTTISLMGGERSLFGVEFRHAGNVNNKFGYKVTGKYSQAEDWELDPNNALDAIQLGLDAPGTTRDYDFQKFNINGMASYKFSDNVSLTANAGTASLDAVVLSGIGTLQANGFSNTYGQVRLQADRFFAQVYASSNDASDSFVYGTGSQVVDNGTEVNAQAQYDMDFADERVRLIVGADYQQTNPDTEGTILGRNEGNDEIVEAGGYAQSSIDLTDKLALTLALRGDYSNIFDFRVSPRAALVYKANNQNTFRGSFNRAFSSPGVNSLFLDIVAQATNFGDSQFLILGRGSVDGYTFNTFRNSNSARFLLPVPGFFGSDFNVDGMPLVALYGAAAGGGLADALIAGQVGGLGLTDQQQSLLGQLIGYTAQNASLGLGAAASPASTALGIPDGSDRGFRDVAGPIDIEPLKQTTTQTIELGYKGLINNTVLFAVDAYWTNKKNFTGPLLVETPIVYLQQQSFGADIAGAVGAMLATSTDPAIQQLVAGLGLTGLSPSAIVTTVTQLVAGALGDNTPIAVVQSDQDVLAAGTQNAVGGFAAYRNFGNINYWGLDASLQILASESLSIFANLSLVSDDFFDNTELDEENIDLQLALNAPTFKTKLGGSYRLPGGLSLNASARYTEGFPVRSGSDYIGDVDSYFLVDLGAGYDFSSSINGLRLDFTIQNLLNNEHREFIGAPQLGRMGLARLTYTFN
- a CDS encoding carboxypeptidase regulatory-like domain-containing protein, with protein sequence MFSPRFGYDKCLPEAWHHFSLVTMIFSLLLIGLLVGLLPQTASAQQNLTAIEGIVTDVMDGLPLQGATVSLSRRGVPGIVAGTATNERGRYTLDQLRPGRYELVIRFVGYAESQRVVVLNPSQDYTYDIGLEQSNIDLNTIVVSASRSEEKVINALTAISVVTDREIQSDVTATSANTLRLVTGVDHAQTGID